The region GTTTGTGAAGCTGAGGTGATTGTGCAAGACATGCTGGCTGTTTCTTGTAATCCAGTTTAAAAACAGCTGCACCACCTTCACTACTTCCTGCAATTAACTTTGGAGTGTTGATCTCTATAAAATCTTCATTCAATAGATACTGCCTAAACAACTGCACAAAATTATTTCAAATCAGTATCGttaaacacacacacaatcaCACACATCTATGAGGTCATACATTTGCCACTTGGCACTCAACGCGATAAATTGCTTGATTTGCTGGAGTTCGCAAGTCCAAAATTCTGTAGTTCAAACGGGTATCCTGATTAACACGAACAAGTTGTTCTCCAGCCTGCATAAGTGAAGTAACCATTTTAGTGTAAAAAAAAGGATATAAGTTCATTAATAGCAGTTTCTTCAGTAGTGCCATATACAAAGTCTACAAAAAGTTAAGCAGATTAAGTTTGCATTCTTCATATGTTACCTCCAAAGCCTTCTCGATTTCAACTTCACTTCTGGCAGCATCTTCAACATTTATAGGAAGAATAGCAGCAGCCCTGTTTACGCAATGAATCTTCCTAACTTGAACTTCAACCTACAAATGATAAATACTATGAAATCAGTCTGGGAATCAAATAATTGCAAAAGCAGTCTGATTCTCTGATTCTAAGTTTCTAACTGATTACTAAATTGAAAGATTGCAGAAAGCGTGCAGATGTTGGTGCAAAAGTTAGAGGAGTATTTAGGGAAAAAAAAACTAATGTAATTCACCTGCTGAGAGGCACCTTTGATGGCTTCTGGGGGAACTGTTACCACTCCTTCGATGTCAACGAAGGATTCTTTGCTAATCGCAGTTGCATACTTAACCATCTGAGCGCTAGCAATGTCAGGAGCCACCGTCAACACACATTGGACTGTATATCCCTTCTCTCTCACAGTAAAAAACGCCATCTTCTTCCCGACAGCGCGAATCGCCTGAGCTCTCCCCCTTATTAGCACGGTACGGTCTTTGAGTTCCTCGGTGAGAGAGCTAACGGTGGTCCACACACGACCGGAAATAGCCTTTGACTGAAGGTCTTCAATAGGAATGTCTCCATAGTTGGCGGCGAGAGGGTCAGGAGTGTCGATGGAGACGCCAGCAACGCCAGATGCGGCGGCGGATGCGGCGGCGGCTTCCTGACGGCGGCGGAGCTTTTCTGCTTTCGCAGCCTCCTTTTTTGCCGCTTTTTTGCTGGTCTCTTGTGATGGCTGCTGTTCTGGTTCCATGGGCAGGTATTCTGATTTCTGGATTGGCGAAGGTGTAGAGGAGCGGAAAcgatttagggtttgtggaatGCAAAATTGCGAAGAAAGTGCGATTTGGAAGGCGAAAACACTCTAAAACAAAATTCGGAGTTTGGGCTGTATCTAAAACCTAGAACGTGGAACTAGGGGCGGATAcattcttctattttgatctttctaaaattgaaaaatatattcaatacaaaataatgtttcaaaaaacgGTTTTAATCCAATCAATTAGATAAAAAATCGAGAAATGAACCGCATCTAGGGATGTCAAAGGGACCAAACGGTAGCGGAAATAGTTGCCTCTGTCCTGCCACCGAAATCAGTTATTGCCCCTGCCCCTGAATCCCTCGTTTACATAACCCCGATGCCGCCCCCGAATACCTTCGTCGTCCCTGATCCTGCCCCCGCCCTAATTCCCCCGTTTTATAgacttaaaattgattttttttgctaaaaaaaattgttatattttgagttaaaaaactatttttcatAACTTTAAAGCTTAAAATCTAGTTTTTTTAACaactaaaaaattaaatatccAACATTATAAATTCAACATTACAAAACGAAAAATCCAACAAACTTACAAATAAAAAATACGACAAATCCAACATtgcaaaaaaatacaaaatatctAAAAATATATGACAAATTCACTATCGCATCGTCATACGATGTACAGCGGAAGAaaatcaagaaaccctaaaattagataatgtattatatatatatatatatatatatatatatatatatatatatatatatatacaaacgggGCCCACGCGGGAGTACGGGAAGGAAATACTCACTCCCACCATTGGTCCCGAAAATAAAACGGGGTTTAATCTCACTCACGCCTccgaattttttaaaaaattaatctcGTACGGAATCAGGGTTCCTCAGAAGTTTTTGACATCTCTAACCACATTGGTTTTATGTTTATTTCTAAAACAAATCCGACGGTTCTTATAAAAGTCATGTTGAAGTGGTGTAATAGAAATTTGATGATATTTTCATATCTATTTAGACTTTTCttattattgtattttttttttataactagTTCATagtaattttttttacaattcaAATGACTATGAAAACCCTTTGAATACGAGataatcatataatattttaCTTGATTTCTAATATTTATATTGAACAACTTTGTAGAGTGTCAAAATGACAGAATTCCTATGTATTGGAtctttgattaaaaataaataaataaataaataaaataaaaaaataaatcaatAGCATAAGTGTTGTGGCTCTGTTAAATGGTATGACATTTTTTGGTActtaaattatataattttgtttggtacAGAGGTTATGTAAATTTCAGAAATTAGGTTGACCCGGTTGTAGAATCGGTTGAACCGGAATCAGTTACCAGACCGGTtgtaaaaatctgatttttaaaacattgatgtaAAGTAGTCGATTTTATAAATGTTGATCAATATTGCATAAATTCTTATTGCTAAATACTAAATAATCAATTTATGATAATCATTGTTGGTATAACAACACTTAAGGTgtgtttggttgtggaaaattgattttatttatttagaaaACGTTTTCAGAAAATAGAACTGAGTTTTCATTTTTActtttcaatgaaaattttagaaaatgtgTTTCGTTAACCGGTGGAGTTTTCATTTTTCTGTATTAGAAATTTAGAAAACTTTGGAGAAcattaaaaatcatttttctaatttacatacaaCTTGAAAAACAgaaggaaaaaaaatcattttcttgcgttttcaacattttcatttttatttaaaaattttcatagaaaactagaaaattttctcaaaacCAAACGCATCCTTATTATTCCAAAATGATAAAACAACAATATTAGTTTTTTAacatcaaaaccaaagtttaaaaaatatatatttaaaatagtaAATAGTTATGGAAATTATGGATTATAGCCTTTaacaaattattaatcaattatatgtacaaaaaatattttcttttataattttacGGATCTTTAAGAAATTTGAAAAAGGTCATGCAATCACAAGTTGCTTTTCGTAACTTCACATATTTTTAATGTTTAGAagtattaaaacttttaaaatgaaatagttttagatttgaatcTATAAACGTTTTCAAATAGAACTTCTAATTTAAGACACTGATtacttaattattttttaattgtatGATTTCAATTCAAAGTATTTAAAAGGATATTAACAAAAAAAGACCAAATGCATGCTTATAAGAAATATATAGTAAAGCTTTGTATATAACTACTAAaatatcaaaatattatatttttcaaACCTAATTTCTAAATAGCATATAGAAAAAATCAAGTAGCACTTCAAAGCAAATAGGTTGTTAGGTTGTTTGTAGATTATTTACAAAATGACATGTTGTCAgaattctttcatttttttttccattAACATCCCTATCTATTTCATTTTTGtcaattctttcattttttttccacTAACGACATTGCAAAAGAGCGGTATTGTCTCTTTAAATTCTTTTATACTATAAAAATATTACCTTCCCTTGATCCCCTCTACCTTCCATTGTTTATTGGtcatattaaatttatttttttaagtatCATATATATTGCTTGTTTTGCTGTTCAGTTTCACCCATACAACATACTTCGATTTGTTGTAGTCAAAGTGGTTTCTcatttgcttctgatcaacctcttTATTGTGTTCGTTTATCAATTTTTCGCGTATTGTCTTCCATGAACTTGCCTTAAGCCCAGAACTCTCACGACCATTAGTGGTTAGTTTGTGGATACATGCATCAAGAAAAGTTTTGTTCTAACACTCATTTCAAACCAACATCCTAAAACATAAATATTCAACTAATTTAAATCATCACAAAAGTATAAACCAACAtcctaaaacataaatatttaaaCTAATTTATCATAACTTTTATCAATATCAAGATCAACACCGAAATTGCTCCCAATTCACAAAAATAACAAGCTAACATAActatttaaacataaaacaattttCTACCAATGAAATTAACATCATCCTAAATAATAATAGCAAATTTAAGATCAACAGTGTCAACATATACCTAAACAATTTCATAACATTTGGATTTAGATTTCATAACATTAGAACAAACAAGATTTATGATTTCATAGCTTATAAACAAAAAAGAATTATGATTCCATAGCTTATACACAAATAATTTCAGATTTCATAATATTAGAGCAAAAAAGGATTCTGATTTCATAGCTTATACACAAACAACTTCAAATTTCATAACATTAAAGCAAAAACGGATTCTGATTTTATAGCTTATGCATAAACGATTTAtgatttcaaaaattatattgagGAAAGGAGAAGATTATGCTTACCTGACAAATTTCTGGTCAGGGATCGGGAATAAGGAGGGCGGAGGTTCGACTGAAGGAAGAGGGTGGCGATGGCAAACTCTCTTTGGCCTCGATAGGGAGCTGTCGATGGAGGCAGTGTTTTTTTGGTCTAGGTATTTTTTTAGGTCACGAGGGAAGAAAGAATGGAGAGGGTAGGAGCGTTCTTTTTACAGTCAGCGTATGTTGCAAGATGACCGGGTAAGAAAGTTAGGATATACATTTTGACCGAGAACACAAATATCAAACGGGTGGTATCTAATCGAGTCAGcccaaatgtaacatcccaagtcaaaatcaagagttcagggggcaaagtgtaagtttggaaaagaggaactcggcgagtaagagctgcaactcgttgagtctaagcGTGTGTCGGACACGTGTTAAgtgattggactcgccgagtcggaggctggactcgacgagtcagtgctggaatgagaaaccttaattcctagggtttgcaccctatttaaggagcctTAAGCCCCCATTTCGGCCCCTTATTACTCCCCTGAGAATCAGCAACCCTAAAATCATAAGTGAGAGTCTTGGGAGCattttggagcttagataagtgGATTTAGGAAGGAAGTCTTGAAGAttaagaagcttggatcaaggaggcTTGAGGAGATTTGGTTTACTCTTCAATTGGAGGTTGTtttgaggtaaggattcgtcatctTGGCTTTATTCCTTCTAGATCCACCTTTCatggagctttagggtttgtttggAGGAATTTATGATGAGATCTTGATGCATGAgctagatctggagttgaaactccagatctgagttctATATGGATTCTATGTGAATAAAGCCCTTTTGTTTAGCTATGCAAAAGCCAATCCTAATGAGTTAAGTTCCATTATAGCTTGGTTTTTGGTGAATGGGTCAtggaagcacgtaaaggtagcaactttatgttgctaatgaacCATAAGGACCctgatctattgtttggagcaaaggagaagcTCTCTAATTTCAGATTATGGAATAACCCGTGTGGACTCGCGAGTCTGggagaagactcggcgagtcgggtagggTTTGGTCCGATTAGTCccgtgtggactcggcgagttggaagaacaactcggcgagtctattgaagattgccttggactcggcgagtctggtcgtggaaccctagCCTTTTCTGGTTGAGTTGTGAATctgtgagtcgagggatgactcggtgagttgagcaggatgggactcgaagattgttggactcgacgagtcttggggtgactcagcgagttgagtcgtggcatgggagcttctgagcataggaactcgacgagtcaacgagttgactcgacgagtagggtcaaccagcaaggttgactttgactaaggactttgacttggaccaagggttgaccagtttgacttccaagggtattttggtaattattggtgcttattggttttggttaattggtaatgttcagtggtggagctcgtgctggtggtcggagcagcgtgatcttatttctccaagtcggcagttgcaggtgagttatcctcactatatcgacaaggTCTAATGCactaaggccggccctttatcggatgtgAATatgggtagttgtttgttatgttattgctctactatgtctgcatcctggtagttaggatagtatatgttagagacctgattaaggtcggtatcctggtatataggatgatgctatgttagagacaTGGTTAAGGTCGATatcatggtagttaggatggtatatgttagagacctagttaaggtcggtatcctggcatataggatgatgctatgttagtgaccggttaggtcggtatcctggttaggatgttgctttgttgtgtgatctgctagatcggttgattagttgtgaattgctatatgattatatgtttatgtgcacatggttgttggaatggggttgggttgaggcatgtcctgctttgtgctgtaagccaacatacccagggcgaaccggttagaccgaaggcccgacgagcggtccggataggctgaaggccccaagagggcggaccagacgtgtcgaggctcagaGAGcagaccagacagactgaaggcccggtgcgggcggaccagtcacactgtagactcggagagtggagcaggtggactgaaggctcggtgcgggcggaccagtcatactgtagactcgaagAGAGAGAGGAcggggtggactgaaggcctggtgcagacggaccagtcacactgtagactcgatatgcatgaatgctctgttatgatatgatatgatatgatatgtgtatggtactgtggttggtattttgggggtaactcactaagctttcgggcttacagtttcagtgtattgtttcaggtacttcaggagaccgtggcaaggcgaaagcgtgatcataccgctcctcagttttatgttgatgttctgggatactctgataataaaagatttgaaaacatttttgtaataacttaatgaatatggattgttttgaaaagtttaaattggttgtaaattttcacggtgttacaccaAATCGTTAACTCAAACCCAGTTAGACGAGTATCAAACGAAGCCTTGTTGTAAGTCAATAAGGATATAGAACACAAACTAATACAATTAAAGATATATGTAAAGTCCAAtattaacttttcaaaaagaatagactatatatatatatatatatatatatatatatatatatatatatatatatagagagagagagagagagagagagagagaggttcaattgtttttgacaactattgtatgcatgaatgcaccaataggaatttaggaaaaaaataaataattaaataaatcacttaagggtattatagtaatctttgcatatttaattatggtatataattaatatatttaatatCCAGAAATCAAAGTCAAACCCGGTAGAAATTGGAAGGCAACGAAGGCAACTATTTTTTTTAACCTATTTAAAAACCTACTAATACGCATCCTTCTATTCAGTCGCATCATAACCTATTTTTCTTCCTCCATCTTCTTTGTTTTTCCCCTCGTCGATTGCATATCCGCCTCCATCTTGGACCCAAAAAGGCATCAATGGCGTCGTCAGACTTCCGATCTCCACCTCCATGCCGATTTCATCCTTGATTCAGTTCCGCAACCAACTACTGTCAATCCCGTTTTCTCGGGATTATCTGGAGCTTCCGAAATCCAAGCAATTTCAGGAACAGGAGGTGATGTTCGGATTCGGGTTTCACCCAATTACAAACGAGTACATTGTTGTGAAGATTGTGTACTACAAAAACGGGCAAGGGAAACGGAGGTCATCCGAAACAATAGGAATTACTCGAAATCGGAGGTTCAAATTCTCACCGCCATCTCTCTCTCTACATAAGAAAATTTCTAATTTGTGTGTGTATACAGGTCCAGAAGTGATAGTGTGATACAAATGCACATGAAAATCCTAGAGGTAAGTTTTTCTAACTAATCTTTACCCAAAATACAATTGAAACAACCATTCACCACATCTTTCTAAAGTCTCTATTGTCATCACGACCATCTGTTACTTCCCGATAAAAGAGTGACCCACCATCACCATTTTTTGTTCCAGTCTGCATATAAAGCATCATTTTTCTGCAATAATGGGTTGAAGTtgtgttggatgatttttgggatATTAATATGAGATGATTTTCTCATGATGATTTTCACATTTGATCTTAACGGTACACTAGATAACATTTTTCTTTTGGGGATTGATTTTTAAACTATATAGATGCCACTGCCTTTATGATGTTGCAAATTTATAGTATGTGCTAATTCTTTTTTGACATCAGGAGCATTTCCAAGgtcaaaaagacaaaaataaaaaataaaaaaatagagtCGTTCATATATCAATACATTGACACACAGAAACTCAGGTTTTAAGTTCAATTTTCATCTCATATGGCCTTTCACACCATTTTAGCTTGTTTGATGATAATGTCAAACAAGTGTTTGTTGAAATGCCTGAAAGAGAATCTAGAGAATCTAACCTTGTAGtatgcattctgtcagaattactagCAACACATGTTTTATGTAGTTGTTTAAAAAGGTAACTAATTTGTCTTTGTATTATTTTGGttcaatttgtgattttgaattcCAATTTCTATTATCCATCGTTATTGTTCATTTGGAATCTAAAATTATATTAGCAATAAATATAATACTTTTGAATATATTttatgtattctgtcagaatgtattATGGCAGAATAAAATCTATATATTCTGCCAGAATGTATTCTATGTGTTTTgtcatattctatgtattctaccagaatatataatgtgatagttaattgcaagtaacatatttttaaccattattagttttgTTGTATTTTTTATAGGAATGGTTGGAAGAATTTGTTGAAGACATAAtaggaataacttgaagaatAAATAAATTTTGATCATACTTAtgatttaagaatgttgttattttttaagaattttattcaattttgttgatattcttttagaatatgtataattatattaaaatgcataagacttttagtctgtaagaatatgtatgaatttgtatttaagtttgaATGAAACAATATTATGCCAGAATAAAACCGCAAATTTATTTACTAGTTTATTATTGACTTTTTGTCATTCTTATAGAATAAAGTCGGTTATtagtaaaaataataataaaatttaattagaattaatttaaaaaattcagattttttaaaaataagggaattaatgatcccttaaaatccgaaaatttccttttttaaagtaggttaattgaccaaaatactCTTTTACTGAAATTTGcgtgattatatgatatatgctaccctattgtaatatcaaAGATCCTCAGATCATAACTGTTGATTTTAttcatccgatggtccagatctgtgcattctggcacacaatagttagtaaaaataaaataacctaagcatatatatatatatatatatatatatatatatatatatatatatatatatatatatatatgggtgagaTCGGTTGAAAACttatagtttcccgagaacctgAGAACTAAAAGTTGAGCATTAAATCAAAACTAATTCATTAAGGACATGATCGTAATCTTatcaatctcatttaatgttaattttttttgttcttgtaaatattaatataaatgtctaaaaaattacataataaatcaaattttctgatttttttaaatagtatttttcaattttttttaaaaaagtgtagattttttaattttttaaagaaaacatgaatttttgaaaaaaaatattttgtaaaaaaactacagttattttaaaagcatttaaaatcaataAAACTTATTAAAAAatggaatatttaaaaaaatattataattttttaaccaaaaaaatcaacattttatgtacatttatacatatttttacaaATGCATATTTCATATACATATTTGTAAGGAAATTATAAGAAGAGTCATTTATTTACTAATCTATAAAAACAATACAATAAGAATTTTATtcgatataaaataaaatataaaaaaatgctacaaaatttcaaagtgttttcatgtcttcgtgtcaatatttccatatttttttcaatttatcattttccacATCTTTAAtattcaccacaatttcttccaaatctacaagaaatataaaaagaaactgattgatgcaaaaacactcacaaaaatacatatgtgatttacatgtgagtcACAtgcaattcatatgtgatttacatgtgaatcacatgtatttcatatgtgaattacatttgaatcatatgtgatttacatgtgaatcacatgtaattcacatatgaattacatgcgatttacatgtgaatcaaatgtgattcatatgtgaattacatgtgaatcacatgtaattcatatgtgatttacatgtgaatcacatttaACTACAACGTTGAACTTTTTATAAATTTAGCTAAGTAAAAAAGAAGCAACCATAGTTGTCCAGATTAAAGTGTTGAACTCATTATACAGTGTTCTCTTCCAATCTCTCTCATAGGGCTTAACATGAAGACAATCTTGTTATTGTGTGGCCAAGATGAGGATAAATTTGTAAAAAGTTAGGGACTTAATGGGAATTGGGAAACACTAATTCGCCTCAAGTTTCATATTAAGTTATTCTTTATGCATTAAGTCAAACCAACCTGTAAGAACTCGACGATTACGGATACCAGTTCGAACATATATCCATTCATCATTTGTGCCAACAATTTTAGAAAGATCATCATTAGAAACTTCAAGAATAGGTACAGTAGTACCATATCCAACAAACTTGCAACCTTTTCCAACTACCCTGAAAAGAAAAGGAGAACATGGTGATTAGAGGCGAATTTCAGTTGCACAATCTAATACCgaataaacaaataaacaaaacatCCATTGCTTTATTCTAAAACGCGCTTCAGTCTTAGGCATAAATAAAAACATAGTAAGAAAAAAATTGAACAAATTTACCAATCATCTGATCTGTGATAGAGCACCCACAAGCTGTGCAACTAGGTCTAGAAGGAGCCCCCTCAAATCAGCCAACGAAGGATATTCAACCTGACTTACAACCCTGTAATGAGCAAATTTATCAAATAAACACAACACCACATGACATAATTCCAACTATGCCACTTGAAATCAATGAGCACATCAACTAGATATCTTCAAGTTTATGAAGATAACTTGCCCTTACCTATCAGTATTGATCAACCAATCAAATACAAAATGTTCAAGCCCACTCCATAGTTTTTCTGCAATTACAATAAGCATATCTTGTTTTAGAACAAAATGACCTCACTTACAAGGATTAAGGATAGACTAATGGTAGAACAGCCAAACCTGTAGGTCCATCAGGTGAACAACACTCCACAAAGCGAATACAAGCTGAACAAAAAATACACTCCACTGCAAGCTGATCCGATCAAAGCATCATTATAACTACACTTTCACAAACAAGGAGATGCATACAAGAAATATTAAGTCGTTTGAACCTTTTCCTGAAATGCAGATGTATCATGTGTACCTTTTGGTGATTCACTTCAAAAGAAATTGATAGTTTCGTTTCTATTACTTCTTttcttagtttatttttagttaaaaccatctcattttagttaatctttatgcatattttctctttttattaTCTTTCTCCTTTACCAGGTGCTTTGTAGTCTTTTGAGCTTATTTTGCAGGATTTATTGAAGACTATTTGTTACTGGAGGTATGGAGGGATTGCGGGACTTGTGGATTGCTTGTGGACTTGAGGTGGTGCAATTAGGCTTGATGTTAGTATAAGCGAGAAGCGCATTGGGCTTAGTC is a window of Lactuca sativa cultivar Salinas chromosome 1, Lsat_Salinas_v11, whole genome shotgun sequence DNA encoding:
- the LOC111915912 gene encoding aspartate--tRNA ligase 2, cytoplasmic; this translates as MEPEQQPSQETSKKAAKKEAAKAEKLRRRQEAAAASAAASGVAGVSIDTPDPLAANYGDIPIEDLQSKAISGRVWTTVSSLTEELKDRTVLIRGRAQAIRAVGKKMAFFTVREKGYTVQCVLTVAPDIASAQMVKYATAISKESFVDIEGVVTVPPEAIKGASQQVEVQVRKIHCVNRAAAILPINVEDAARSEVEIEKALEAGEQLVRVNQDTRLNYRILDLRTPANQAIYRVECQVANLFRQYLLNEDFIEINTPKLIAGSSEGGAAVFKLDYKKQPACLAQSPQLHKQMAICGDLGRVFIVGPVFRAEDSYTHRHLCEFTGLDIEMEIKEHYSEVMDVVDRLFVNMFDKLNERCKKELEAIGKQYPFTPLKYLRNTLRLTFEEGIQMLKEAGVEVDPLGDLNTESERTLGKLVLEKYGTEFYILHRYPLAVRPFYTMPCPDNALYSNSFDVFIRGEEIISGAQRVHIPELLEARATACGIDVKTISSYIDSFRYGAPPHGGIGVGLERVVMLFCGLDNIRKVSLFPRDPRRLEP